From Nicotiana tabacum cultivar K326 chromosome 22, ASM71507v2, whole genome shotgun sequence, one genomic window encodes:
- the LOC107830959 gene encoding uncharacterized protein LOC107830959, producing MEILNVSVSAHVVLLTLLIFSAFKVLNGQINTACTSSIFRTFTPCFNYLTGSSGNGSSPTEDCCNSLKSSMSDSIDCVCLIVTGNVPVSIPFIRTLALSLPQACNNGVPVQCSASGVPLPPPGPALFAPPPAPAPPPPPHHRHAPAHPPRHQHAAAFPPALAPRSPRVAKASAAPTEVDPPVAAPTIEGPEATADVEKPTTSPPKSSLVPNTTPAGIRPVLQNPNTSTSAAIPSNYISSSLQSLSVMVIAAVILFIDKSIY from the exons ATGGAAATTTTGAATGTTTCTGTATCGGCACATGTTGTTTTGCTAACCCTTCTAATTTTTTCAGCTTTTAAGGTGCTAAATGGTCAAATAAACACGGCGTGTACAAGTTCAATATTTCGTACTTTCACCCCTTGTTTTAATTACCTGACTGGAAGCAGTGGCAATGGCTCTTCACCAACTGAAGATTGCTGCAATTCACTTAAATCATCAATGAGTGATAGCATAGATTGTGTATGTCTCATAGTTACTGGGAATGTTCCTGTTTCCATACCATTTATTCGGACTTTGGCACTTTCACTTCCTCAAGCATGTAATAATGGTGTGCCAGTCCAGTGCAGTG CCTCAGGGGTTCCGCTTCCACCTCCAG GTCCGGCCTTGTTTGCGCCACCACCTGCTCctgctcctcctcctcctcctcaccACCGTCATGCTCCTGCTCATCCTCCTCGTCATCAGCATGCTGCTGCTTTTCCTCCCGCTCTTGCTCCTCGTAGTCCACGAG TTGCTAAAGCATCGGCAGCACCAACAGAAGTGGATCCACCTGTTGCAGCACCAACCATAGAAGGGCCTGAAGCTACTGCTGATGTTGAAAAACCCACGACATCTCCACCAAAATCATCATTAGTTCCAAACACAACTCCTGCGGGGATCAGACCAGTGCTTCAAAATCCAAACACCAGCACTTCAGCCGCTATTCCATCTAATTATATTTCCTCAAGCCTGCAGTCTCTTAGTGTAATGGTTATTGCAGctgtgattttatttattgacAAATCAATATACTAG